A single genomic interval of Gloeocapsa sp. PCC 73106 harbors:
- a CDS encoding DUF4351 domain-containing protein, producing EKVMEIVTSWMEKGIEQGIEQGKKSLVIRQLKRRLGEIPVHLETEIRSLPLEAVERLGEALLDFQSLEDLVSWLS from the coding sequence AGAAAAAGTCATGGAAATAGTTACTAGTTGGATGGAAAAAGGTATAGAACAAGGTATAGAACAAGGTAAAAAAAGTCTAGTAATCCGTCAGTTAAAGCGTCGTTTGGGAGAAATTCCCGTTCATTTAGAAACAGAGATTAGAAGTTTACCTCTAGAAGCAGTAGAAAGATTGGGTGAAGCTTTATTAGATTTTCAAAGTCTAGAAGATTTAGTTAGTTGGTTGAGTTAA
- a CDS encoding anhydro-N-acetylmuramic acid kinase, producing MKVIGLMSGTSVDGIDAALVEIKGKNLNIEVSLLDSVMLPYPTSLATQILAVAGGCALSLADLASLDDAIAREFAAGAQYLAQKHADVALIGSHGQTVYHRPPGLSLPQQLGYTLQLGRGELIANLTGIPTVSNFRNPDIAAYGQGAPLVSKVDAALLTDMTKPRCIQNIGGIANLTYLPPQKEPNWLEKITGWDTGPGNVLLDLAVKQLTQGRKSFDRNGDWASQGQPAHELVADWLEQDFFRQSPPKSTGRELFGTEYLDRCAQRAQGLQLSAADWLATLTELTVGAIVNNYRAFLPQMPAEVILCGGGSNNLYLTKRLQAKLGEEITVLTTDTLGINSKFKEALAFAVLAYWRFDNHFPGNLPQVTGAKQEMLLGSIYLPSG from the coding sequence GTGAAAGTTATCGGTTTGATGAGCGGAACATCTGTAGATGGTATCGACGCCGCTTTAGTAGAAATAAAAGGCAAAAATCTAAATATAGAAGTATCTCTACTAGATAGCGTGATGTTACCCTATCCTACGTCATTAGCAACCCAAATACTGGCAGTAGCTGGAGGATGCGCTTTATCCCTAGCGGATTTAGCCAGTTTAGATGATGCGATCGCTCGTGAATTCGCAGCAGGAGCACAGTATCTCGCCCAAAAACACGCAGATGTCGCTCTAATTGGTTCACACGGTCAAACCGTCTATCACCGTCCCCCTGGTCTGTCTCTACCTCAACAGCTTGGCTATACCTTACAATTAGGAAGAGGAGAACTAATCGCTAATCTCACGGGAATTCCCACGGTGAGTAACTTTAGGAACCCCGACATTGCAGCGTACGGACAGGGAGCTCCCCTAGTATCAAAGGTAGACGCCGCTCTACTCACGGACATGACTAAGCCCAGATGTATCCAAAATATCGGTGGTATCGCCAACTTGACCTACTTACCACCCCAAAAAGAGCCAAATTGGCTAGAAAAAATTACCGGTTGGGATACAGGTCCGGGTAACGTACTACTGGATTTGGCTGTAAAACAGTTAACTCAAGGAAGAAAAAGCTTTGACCGCAATGGTGATTGGGCGTCTCAAGGTCAACCCGCTCACGAGCTGGTGGCTGATTGGCTCGAACAGGACTTCTTTCGACAATCTCCCCCGAAATCTACCGGAAGAGAGCTATTTGGGACAGAATACTTGGATCGCTGCGCTCAGAGAGCCCAAGGACTTCAATTAAGTGCGGCGGATTGGTTAGCTACCTTGACAGAATTGACGGTTGGGGCGATTGTGAATAATTATAGAGCTTTTTTACCTCAAATGCCTGCAGAAGTAATACTCTGTGGAGGAGGTAGTAATAATTTGTATCTAACCAAGCGATTACAGGCTAAATTAGGAGAAGAAATAACAGTTTTAACTACTGATACCCTGGGGATAAACTCTAAGTTTAAAGAGGCTTTAGCCTTTGCTGTCTTGGCTTATTGGCGCTTTGACAATCATTTCCCCGGTAATTTACCCCAAGTTACCGGAGCTAAACAAGAAATGTTACTTGGATCTATATATTTGCCTTCAGGTTAA